From Candidatus Binatus sp., the proteins below share one genomic window:
- a CDS encoding MaoC family dehydratase: MSAEIFDRKEVFVGRDYGGIAYDITPELVAAYTAGTGDDNSWYRGESPVGGALAPALILHSAVYRNLDWYLPNIFGNLHTRQEWQLFAPANVGERLTTRAVIVDRYLKRDREYVVNEVIVSNAAGQIVSMSRTHQSFLLPEQTTQGFVVDRSREKDSKRSFKIGERGGQPIESPMRRITEAMCMAFSGPARNYHNDKQKAVELGFPEIVVQGMLSVCMVAEMMTQRFGLGFLYGGKMDLRLVNVVWGNDVTGPKGLIVETHPEGKRTRAEVEVWCDKSDGAKTIVGSASALAL, translated from the coding sequence ATGAGTGCTGAAATATTCGATCGCAAGGAAGTTTTCGTCGGCCGCGACTACGGCGGTATCGCGTACGACATCACGCCTGAGCTAGTCGCGGCTTACACCGCCGGCACCGGTGACGACAATTCATGGTATCGCGGCGAATCACCGGTCGGCGGCGCGCTGGCGCCCGCGCTGATTCTGCACAGCGCCGTGTACCGCAATCTCGATTGGTACCTGCCAAACATTTTCGGCAATCTGCACACGCGCCAGGAATGGCAACTCTTCGCGCCGGCGAACGTCGGCGAGCGCCTCACGACTCGCGCGGTGATCGTCGATCGCTACCTGAAGCGCGATCGCGAATACGTCGTCAACGAAGTGATCGTCAGCAACGCCGCGGGCCAGATCGTCTCGATGAGCCGCACGCATCAGAGTTTCCTCCTGCCCGAGCAGACGACGCAGGGCTTCGTAGTCGATCGCTCGCGCGAAAAAGATTCGAAGCGATCGTTCAAGATCGGCGAGCGCGGCGGCCAACCGATCGAATCGCCGATGCGCCGCATCACCGAAGCGATGTGCATGGCGTTCTCCGGACCGGCGCGCAACTATCACAACGACAAGCAGAAAGCGGTCGAACTCGGCTTTCCGGAAATCGTCGTGCAGGGGATGCTCTCGGTATGCATGGTCGCCGAGATGATGACGCAGCGCTTCGGCCTGGGCTTTCTCTACGGCGGAAAGATGGATCTTAGGCTCGTCAACGTGGTGTGGGGCAACGACGTGACCGGCCCGAAGGGGCTCATCGTCGAGACGCATCCCGAAGGCAAGCGCACGCGCGCCGAAGTCGAAGTATGGTGCGACAAGTCCGACGGCGCCAAAACTATCGTCGGCTCCGCCTCGGCGTTAGCGCTTTGA
- a CDS encoding PAS domain-containing hybrid sensor histidine kinase/response regulator: MTTEQEHELSVRVLPDRPAQPREAEGFEVSLNLVPEAALLYGPDGTILKVNPTALKLLEADEDELIGTNIYSLGSMEPEKIRDVAAHLARGATIRFELDLLTLKGNYRRLDIIDMPVVTAEGRVESIISFARDISDLKQIESERALMAAMFESSGDAIMIVSLDGMITAWNHYSEKLFGYTQAEAIGQRFLLIVPPDKRELAVAMVGEIEANRGRVINFEGPALKKDGAVIEISMTLFGIYDRGGKLLGVSSILRDVTEHKRAEREQALLAAIVESSDAAIINLSSEAKIITWNPAAEKAYGYTAEEAIGKGVDLIVAPDQLAEAMATTRRVAETGEPSWWEQHARKRDGTPFVSAVNIFPIRDSQGKVTGVAGIARDITAMKETERQLVAAREAALAASRAKSEFLSSMSHEIRTPMTAILGMAELLAEGELNDEQRRYIEILCNNGNALLDLINSILDLAKIESGRLTLEHVDFDLRDVIEKSAQTLAIRAHAKRLELIVSIAPDVPTALVGDPLRLRQVLINLIGNAIKFTERGEVMVSVERDSTPWDLLRLKFSVRDTGIGIAKDKLASLFAAFSQADSSTARKYGGSGLGLAIVKRLVSLMQGEVALQSEVGKGSILSFTSLFEHQFNPPAEIEWPALAQMPVLVVDDNQTARAVLREMLSGWGASVIEAASYAACLIEIREACAAKRSPRIILLDDRIPSPDPREPSQLIAAASQCGASIIAMIRCDNLAADISRLRSMKLENYLVKPVELSELAKAIGRVMASGSEQAPCNTLQLPHKPADAGNGAGPPPIVERPLKILFADDSSDNRLLVRAFLKKTSYRLDEVENGRQAINAFIGGGYDLVLMDIQMPEVDGYAATRAIRDWERAHNRAPTPIIALTASVFSEAVRLTRMAGCDAHVSKPVNKATLLRAIYDVVKPDARGASAQ, encoded by the coding sequence ATGACAACTGAGCAAGAGCATGAACTGTCGGTCCGAGTGCTGCCCGATCGGCCGGCCCAGCCGCGCGAAGCCGAAGGGTTCGAAGTCAGCCTCAATCTGGTGCCCGAGGCGGCGCTGCTCTACGGACCCGACGGTACGATCCTGAAGGTCAATCCAACCGCGCTAAAGCTTCTGGAAGCCGACGAAGACGAGTTGATCGGGACGAACATCTACTCGTTGGGATCGATGGAACCGGAAAAGATTCGGGATGTCGCGGCACATCTCGCGCGCGGCGCAACGATTCGCTTTGAATTGGACTTGCTTACGCTCAAAGGCAATTACCGGCGCCTCGATATTATCGACATGCCGGTGGTCACGGCCGAAGGCAGGGTCGAGAGCATAATCAGTTTCGCGCGGGACATCAGTGACCTGAAACAGATCGAGAGCGAGCGGGCGCTGATGGCCGCGATGTTTGAATCGAGCGGCGACGCGATCATGATCGTGTCGCTCGACGGGATGATCACCGCCTGGAACCACTACTCTGAGAAGCTGTTCGGCTATACGCAGGCCGAAGCAATCGGCCAACGTTTCCTGCTGATCGTCCCTCCCGACAAGCGCGAGCTTGCGGTAGCCATGGTTGGGGAGATCGAGGCCAATCGAGGCCGCGTCATCAACTTCGAGGGTCCGGCGCTGAAAAAGGATGGCGCCGTCATCGAGATCTCGATGACTCTGTTTGGTATTTACGATCGCGGCGGCAAGCTGCTGGGCGTTTCCTCAATCCTGCGCGACGTCACCGAACACAAACGCGCCGAGCGCGAGCAGGCGCTGCTCGCAGCGATCGTCGAATCCTCCGACGCCGCGATAATAAACCTTTCGTCGGAGGCGAAGATCATCACATGGAACCCGGCGGCGGAAAAAGCGTACGGCTACACGGCTGAGGAGGCGATCGGAAAGGGCGTCGATCTGATCGTGGCCCCCGACCAACTTGCTGAAGCGATGGCCACCACGCGGCGCGTGGCCGAGACCGGCGAGCCGTCCTGGTGGGAGCAGCACGCGCGCAAACGCGACGGCACTCCGTTCGTTTCGGCGGTAAATATTTTTCCGATCCGCGATTCGCAGGGCAAGGTTACCGGCGTCGCGGGCATCGCTCGCGATATCACGGCTATGAAGGAGACCGAGCGCCAACTGGTCGCGGCGCGGGAGGCGGCACTGGCTGCGTCGCGCGCCAAATCGGAATTCCTGTCCAGCATGTCGCACGAGATTCGCACTCCGATGACCGCGATCCTGGGGATGGCCGAGCTGCTGGCCGAAGGAGAACTCAACGACGAGCAGCGCCGCTATATCGAGATCCTGTGCAACAACGGGAATGCGCTGCTCGACCTGATCAACAGCATCCTCGATCTCGCCAAGATCGAGAGCGGGCGCCTGACGCTGGAGCACGTTGATTTCGACTTGCGCGACGTCATCGAAAAGTCGGCGCAGACGCTGGCGATCCGCGCACACGCGAAGCGGCTGGAGCTGATCGTGAGCATCGCGCCCGACGTCCCGACTGCGCTGGTAGGCGATCCGCTGCGGCTACGACAGGTGTTGATCAATCTGATCGGCAACGCAATCAAGTTTACCGAGCGCGGCGAGGTGATGGTCTCAGTCGAGCGCGATTCCACGCCGTGGGATCTTTTGCGCTTGAAATTCAGCGTTCGCGACACCGGAATCGGAATCGCCAAAGACAAGCTTGCTTCCTTATTCGCCGCCTTCTCGCAGGCTGATTCCTCGACCGCGCGGAAGTACGGCGGCAGCGGCCTTGGACTGGCGATCGTCAAGCGCCTGGTCAGCCTGATGCAAGGCGAAGTTGCGTTACAGAGTGAAGTCGGCAAGGGCAGTATCTTGAGCTTCACGTCGCTCTTCGAGCACCAGTTCAACCCGCCGGCTGAGATTGAGTGGCCCGCCCTGGCGCAGATGCCGGTGCTGGTCGTCGATGACAATCAAACCGCGCGCGCGGTGCTGCGTGAGATGCTGAGCGGGTGGGGCGCAAGCGTCATCGAGGCCGCATCGTATGCGGCTTGCCTGATCGAAATCAGGGAAGCCTGCGCCGCGAAACGGTCACCGCGCATCATCCTGCTTGACGACCGGATTCCTTCGCCGGACCCTCGCGAGCCGTCGCAGTTGATCGCGGCGGCATCGCAGTGCGGCGCGTCGATCATCGCGATGATTCGCTGCGACAATCTAGCCGCCGATATTTCGCGGCTGCGATCGATGAAGCTCGAAAACTACCTGGTGAAGCCGGTCGAGCTGAGCGAACTTGCCAAAGCGATCGGCCGCGTGATGGCGAGCGGGAGCGAGCAAGCGCCGTGCAACACTTTGCAACTGCCGCATAAGCCTGCGGACGCCGGAAACGGCGCCGGTCCGCCACCGATCGTTGAGCGACCGCTCAAAATTCTGTTTGCCGACGATTCGAGCGACAACCGGCTGCTGGTCCGCGCCTTCCTGAAGAAGACTTCCTATCGTCTCGACGAAGTCGAAAACGGCCGGCAAGCCATCAATGCGTTCATCGGCGGCGGGTACGACTTGGTGCTGATGGACATCCAGATGCCGGAAGTCGATGGCTACGCGGCAACGCGAGCGATTCGCGACTGGGAGCGCGCGCACAATCGCGCACCCACGCCAATAATCGCTCTGACCGCGTCAGTGTTCAGCGAAGCAGTCCGCCTGACGCGGATGGCGGGATGCGACGCGCACGTGAGCAAGCCGGTCAACAAGGCGACGCTGCTGCGGGCGATCTACGACGTGGTCAAACCCGACGCTCGGGGGGCGAGCGCGCAGTAG
- a CDS encoding mobile mystery protein B: MRDEPAGATPFDSDGLIPEHIQTREQLFIAEARNISKATLKYLATAPSKRMAPFTREWAYRLHHEMFGDVWAWAGKRRITQTNIGAPPHEIDSRLKDLFDDLTEWHKHKSYPLIEQAARLHHRAVLIHPFNNGNGRWSRLLANILIKRSGSAPIDWLENDISNQTAARTQYLSAIRAADEQDYAPLIALHQRYSTC, encoded by the coding sequence ATGCGTGACGAACCCGCGGGCGCCACGCCGTTCGACTCAGACGGGCTGATTCCGGAGCACATACAAACCCGCGAGCAGCTTTTCATCGCAGAAGCGCGGAACATTAGCAAAGCCACACTGAAGTACCTGGCAACTGCTCCATCGAAGAGGATGGCGCCCTTTACGCGCGAGTGGGCTTACCGGCTCCACCACGAAATGTTCGGGGATGTATGGGCATGGGCAGGTAAACGACGCATAACCCAGACGAATATCGGTGCTCCGCCCCATGAGATTGACTCGCGTCTAAAAGATCTCTTCGATGATTTGACCGAATGGCACAAACACAAGAGCTATCCCCTAATCGAGCAGGCAGCCCGACTCCATCATCGTGCCGTGCTTATTCACCCCTTTAACAATGGCAATGGGCGATGGTCACGCCTTCTAGCCAACATTTTAATCAAGCGATCCGGTTCGGCTCCGATCGATTGGTTGGAGAACGATATCTCGAATCAAACTGCGGCTCGGACGCAATACTTGTCCGCGATTAGAGCGGCGGACGAGCAAGACTACGCTCCTTTGATCGCTCTTCACCAAAGATACTCGACGTGCTAA
- a CDS encoding aminopeptidase P N-terminal domain-containing protein, with translation MSLDAKADSFKTRRKHFMERIAAGATAILPSAPVAIRSGDVEFIYRQDSDFYYLTGFAEPESVAVFSPGHPDGEFVLFVRPRDRERETWTGRRAGIEGAMIDHGADKAYTIDELEKILPRYLEKSERVHYPLGLNEKFDERVLKMVRWAQAMRPRLGVGPTVLIDPRDIIHEARLMKEEAEIAAMRRAMEISREAHRQAMLKARGGMKEWQIEAEVNYAFRSQGAAGPSYPTIIASGPNAATLHYIQNDREMRTGELLLIDAGAEYDYYAADITRTSPIGAKFTQLQRDLYQVVLDAQLKAIDVIKPGARFDDPHNVALRVLVDGMRGLGMLQGSADEILESASYRRFYMHRTSHWLGMDVHDVGLYRVGGASRVLEPGMVLTVEPGLYIDRDDDTVPESFRGIGIRIEDDILVTANGHEVMTAATPKTIADVEALTAG, from the coding sequence ATGAGCCTCGACGCGAAAGCTGATTCCTTCAAAACGCGGCGCAAGCATTTCATGGAGCGCATCGCAGCCGGCGCAACCGCGATCCTGCCGAGCGCGCCGGTCGCGATCCGTTCCGGCGACGTCGAATTCATCTATCGGCAGGACAGCGATTTTTACTACCTGACGGGTTTTGCCGAGCCCGAGTCGGTCGCGGTTTTTTCACCGGGGCATCCCGACGGCGAATTCGTGCTGTTCGTGCGGCCGCGCGATCGCGAGCGCGAAACGTGGACCGGCCGGCGCGCGGGAATCGAAGGCGCGATGATCGATCACGGCGCCGACAAGGCGTATACGATCGATGAACTCGAAAAAATCCTGCCGCGCTATCTGGAAAAGAGCGAGCGTGTGCACTATCCGCTCGGGCTGAACGAAAAGTTCGACGAGCGCGTGCTCAAGATGGTCCGCTGGGCGCAGGCGATGCGCCCGCGGCTCGGCGTCGGGCCGACGGTGCTGATCGATCCGCGCGACATCATCCACGAAGCGCGGCTGATGAAGGAAGAGGCCGAGATCGCGGCGATGCGCCGTGCGATGGAGATTTCCCGCGAGGCGCATCGGCAGGCGATGCTGAAAGCGCGCGGCGGGATGAAGGAGTGGCAGATCGAGGCTGAGGTCAACTACGCGTTTCGTTCGCAGGGCGCCGCCGGACCGAGTTATCCAACGATTATCGCGTCGGGGCCAAACGCGGCGACGCTGCACTATATCCAGAACGATCGCGAGATGCGGACAGGAGAGCTGCTGCTGATCGACGCGGGCGCCGAATACGATTATTACGCGGCCGATATCACCCGCACTTCACCGATCGGCGCGAAATTCACCCAGTTGCAGCGCGACTTGTATCAAGTGGTGCTCGATGCGCAGCTTAAAGCGATCGACGTGATCAAACCGGGCGCGCGCTTTGACGACCCACATAATGTTGCGCTGCGCGTGCTGGTCGATGGGATGCGCGGACTCGGGATGTTGCAGGGTTCCGCCGACGAGATCCTCGAAAGCGCCAGCTACCGGCGCTTTTATATGCATCGCACGAGTCACTGGCTCGGCATGGACGTGCACGACGTGGGACTTTACCGCGTCGGCGGCGCGTCGCGAGTGCTCGAGCCGGGGATGGTTCTCACAGTAGAGCCGGGGCTGTATATCGATCGCGACGACGACACGGTGCCGGAGAGTTTTCGCGGCATCGGCATCCGAATCGAGGACGACATCCTGGTGACGGCGAACGGGCACGAAGTGATGACTGCCGCGACGCCCAAGACGATCGCGGACGTCGAGGCGCTCACCGCCGGGTGA
- a CDS encoding SDR family oxidoreductase, with protein MAGLLQGKIALVTGGGSGIGRATALKLAREGAKVMIADYIPEGGERTVRMIKEAGGDASFVGADVSIAREAEAMVAETIKRYGRIDCAFNNAGIEGKVANTVDCTEEVFDRVIAINLKGVWLCMKYEIPQMLKQGGGSIVNTASIAGLVGFEGLPAYNASKGGVIQLTRTAALEFATKKIRVNCVCPGVIRTPMVERLLDTQGFSEQDLTLGEPVGRMGKPEEIAEGVLWLLSDAASFATGHPLVIDGAWVAR; from the coding sequence ATGGCTGGACTCTTACAGGGAAAAATCGCGTTGGTGACCGGCGGCGGCTCGGGAATCGGCCGCGCTACCGCGCTCAAGCTCGCGCGTGAGGGAGCCAAGGTCATGATCGCCGACTACATTCCCGAAGGCGGCGAGCGCACCGTCAGGATGATCAAAGAGGCCGGCGGTGACGCCAGCTTCGTCGGCGCTGACGTTTCGATCGCGCGAGAGGCCGAGGCGATGGTCGCCGAGACGATCAAGCGCTATGGCCGTATCGACTGTGCCTTCAACAACGCCGGCATCGAAGGCAAAGTCGCCAACACCGTCGATTGCACGGAGGAAGTGTTCGATCGAGTTATCGCGATCAACCTGAAAGGCGTCTGGCTGTGCATGAAGTACGAGATCCCGCAGATGCTCAAGCAGGGCGGCGGTAGTATCGTCAATACCGCGTCGATCGCCGGGCTGGTCGGCTTCGAAGGATTGCCCGCCTACAACGCCTCGAAGGGCGGCGTCATTCAACTCACGCGCACCGCGGCGCTGGAATTCGCCACCAAAAAAATCCGCGTTAACTGCGTATGCCCCGGCGTAATCAGGACGCCGATGGTCGAGCGGCTGCTCGACACACAGGGATTCAGCGAACAGGATCTCACCCTGGGCGAGCCGGTAGGCCGAATGGGCAAGCCGGAGGAAATCGCGGAGGGCGTGCTCTGGCTGCTGTCCGATGCGGCGTCGTTCGCGACGGGGCATCCGCTGGTGATCGACGGCGCCTGGGTCGCCCGCTGA
- a CDS encoding helix-turn-helix domain-containing protein — translation MANQNKFSLALFRHLDGRRKEIGMSMKILAQRSGLGMRTVQRVLSGNEPNATLNTVLSIAHALRVEFPMPREIVSARLVRREQAEQKATRLASMVQGTSALEAQAVPKEALLEIREEIADKLAAGSRRRLWSN, via the coding sequence ATGGCAAATCAAAACAAGTTTTCTTTAGCTCTGTTTAGACATCTCGACGGTCGCCGCAAGGAAATCGGAATGAGCATGAAAATTCTCGCTCAGCGCTCCGGCTTGGGAATGCGAACTGTCCAACGCGTGCTCTCCGGCAATGAGCCGAATGCGACTCTCAACACCGTGTTGTCCATCGCCCATGCGCTCAGGGTTGAGTTTCCGATGCCGAGGGAGATCGTATCGGCTCGTCTGGTTCGCAGAGAACAAGCGGAGCAGAAAGCGACAAGATTGGCTTCGATGGTTCAGGGAACGTCTGCCCTGGAAGCACAGGCGGTTCCTAAAGAAGCTCTTCTAGAGATTAGGGAAGAGATCGCCGACAAATTGGCAGCAGGGTCGAGGAGACGCCTCTGGTCAAATTGA
- a CDS encoding transporter gives MGIGLVVMLASNQRSFASEYGVSTYRTGIMDMFAGYLAPPGATILKNFTLFQDARADATTANGRIQVHAHTVTYTDALFGAHVTGWRILGSYWAFGAIVQTRLADQTLRAGPAGHQQRQTDTVFGLGDLIVSPWLLGWSFGRFHLMHSLMLYAPTGSYERHRIIDLGLNRWSVEPDVGMTWMDEETGRQASAFIGYTINSPNTSTHYWSGDEFHADFLLAQHLPRGITLGMAGYALQQTTADTGSGAEFGPFKGRVIALGPLGGVTVKIWNVAVHISVKYDFEFAAQNRLSGNELWLTAACPL, from the coding sequence ATGGGGATCGGGCTCGTCGTGATGCTTGCGTCGAATCAGCGCTCGTTCGCGTCCGAGTACGGCGTCAGCACCTATCGGACGGGGATCATGGACATGTTCGCGGGCTACCTGGCGCCGCCGGGCGCGACGATCCTGAAGAACTTCACGCTCTTCCAGGACGCGAGGGCCGACGCCACCACCGCCAACGGGCGCATCCAGGTCCACGCGCATACGGTGACCTACACCGACGCCCTGTTCGGCGCGCACGTCACGGGCTGGCGGATTCTCGGCTCGTATTGGGCATTTGGCGCGATCGTGCAGACCCGGCTGGCCGATCAAACGCTGCGCGCGGGACCGGCCGGCCATCAGCAGCGCCAGACCGACACCGTGTTCGGCTTGGGCGACCTGATCGTGTCGCCGTGGCTGCTAGGCTGGAGTTTTGGACGTTTCCACCTGATGCACTCCCTGATGCTGTATGCGCCGACCGGCAGTTACGAGCGCCATCGAATCATCGACCTGGGTCTCAACCGATGGTCGGTTGAACCGGATGTCGGCATGACGTGGATGGACGAAGAGACGGGCCGGCAGGCGTCGGCGTTCATTGGCTACACGATCAACAGCCCTAACACCTCGACGCACTATTGGAGCGGCGACGAGTTTCACGCCGACTTCCTGCTGGCGCAGCATCTGCCGCGCGGCATAACGCTAGGCATGGCCGGTTATGCGCTGCAGCAGACCACGGCCGATACGGGGAGCGGCGCCGAATTCGGGCCGTTCAAGGGTCGCGTGATCGCGCTGGGGCCGCTCGGCGGCGTCACGGTCAAAATCTGGAACGTCGCGGTCCACATTTCTGTGAAGTACGACTTCGAGTTCGCCGCGCAAAATAGATTGAGCGGTAACGAGCTGTGGCTGACCGCGGCGTGTCCATTGTGA
- a CDS encoding thioesterase family protein, giving the protein MKPIPIGSKGTFSKTIAKADLASELDSSLASVMSTPTMIGMMELAAMDAINAYYDAGESSVGMSIEVSHTAATPPGHRVRAEAELTKAEGHRLEFKVTAFDETEQIGAGTHRRAVIDAAKFTDRIKAKQKN; this is encoded by the coding sequence ATGAAACCAATTCCAATCGGTAGCAAGGGCACGTTCTCGAAGACGATCGCGAAGGCCGACCTCGCGAGCGAACTCGATTCATCGCTCGCATCCGTGATGTCCACGCCGACGATGATCGGCATGATGGAACTCGCCGCGATGGACGCAATCAACGCGTACTACGACGCCGGCGAAAGCTCGGTCGGCATGTCGATCGAGGTGAGCCACACGGCGGCGACGCCGCCCGGTCATCGCGTGCGCGCCGAAGCCGAACTGACCAAGGCCGAAGGCCACCGCCTCGAATTCAAGGTCACCGCATTCGACGAGACCGAGCAAATCGGCGCGGGCACTCATCGCAGAGCCGTGATCGACGCCGCCAAATTCACCGATCGCATCAAAGCCAAACAGAAGAACTGA
- a CDS encoding HIT family protein, whose translation MTPTDAAAQQCGICAIIDRVKAGAFRDFVAELPGCYVTLGDRQYYRGYCVLLSKIHATELYLMTVEDARVLFDELRLVAEAIAAVVKPWKMNYECLGNSEPHVHWHLFPRDESDEQRRGPIWTRAESEQKVELQENDRGALIASLRNEIAARFPGAILAR comes from the coding sequence ATGACGCCGACCGACGCTGCCGCTCAGCAGTGCGGAATCTGCGCGATCATTGATCGCGTCAAGGCCGGCGCGTTCCGCGATTTCGTCGCAGAGCTGCCCGGATGCTACGTCACTCTGGGCGATCGCCAGTACTATCGCGGCTACTGCGTGCTGCTATCGAAAATACACGCGACCGAGTTGTACTTGATGACCGTCGAGGATGCGCGCGTCCTCTTCGATGAACTTCGTCTCGTCGCCGAGGCGATCGCGGCGGTCGTCAAGCCGTGGAAGATGAACTACGAATGCCTGGGCAATTCGGAGCCGCACGTCCATTGGCATCTTTTCCCCCGCGACGAAAGCGATGAACAGCGCCGCGGCCCGATCTGGACGCGCGCCGAATCGGAACAGAAGGTCGAGCTGCAAGAAAACGATCGAGGCGCGCTGATCGCATCGCTGCGCAATGAAATCGCCGCCCGCTTCCCCGGCGCGATTCTCGCGCGCTAG
- a CDS encoding 2-hydroxychromene-2-carboxylate isomerase has protein sequence MSDELLIKLYYDYKSPFAYLAMAPAYALIESHRVKLRYIPHELDVRGAFGGELEERPERAWRKVRYLYLDARRFANERGIIIRGPQKIFDSRLSLMSGIFADRHGLFRAYSDRVFERFFKRELNIEDESALAAVMTEVGLDAAAFHRYAGQDGQRDLKDAFAEGERDGVFGVPTFIVDGEPFWGNDRVEWVVKKLDAMGLRRNR, from the coding sequence ATGTCAGACGAATTGCTGATCAAGCTCTATTACGACTACAAAAGCCCGTTCGCGTATCTCGCGATGGCGCCCGCGTATGCGCTGATAGAATCGCATCGCGTGAAGTTGCGATACATCCCGCACGAACTGGACGTGCGCGGCGCGTTCGGCGGGGAACTCGAGGAGCGGCCGGAGCGCGCGTGGCGCAAAGTCCGCTACCTCTATCTGGACGCGCGCCGTTTCGCCAATGAGCGCGGCATCATAATCCGCGGTCCGCAGAAGATCTTCGATTCGCGGCTCTCGCTGATGTCCGGCATCTTCGCCGACCGGCACGGCCTCTTCCGCGCTTACTCGGACCGGGTCTTCGAGCGCTTTTTCAAACGCGAACTTAATATCGAAGATGAATCCGCGCTGGCCGCGGTGATGACCGAAGTCGGCCTCGATGCTGCCGCGTTCCATCGCTATGCGGGGCAGGACGGTCAGCGCGACTTGAAGGACGCATTCGCCGAGGGCGAGCGCGACGGCGTGTTCGGAGTGCCGACTTTCATCGTCGATGGCGAGCCGTTCTGGGGCAACGATAGGGTCGAATGGGTGGTCAAGAAGCTCGACGCGATGGGACTGCGGCGCAATCGATGA
- a CDS encoding YciI family protein, with protein MLFAIIGYDGPEGAALRPKVRPVHLEHLRPYVAAGKVRLAGPFTDGSGSLIVIDVETEAAAIEFSQRDPYFTEGVFERVEVKPFRQVFPE; from the coding sequence ATGCTGTTCGCGATTATCGGATATGACGGACCGGAAGGCGCGGCGCTGAGGCCAAAGGTACGGCCGGTGCATCTGGAGCATCTGAGGCCGTACGTCGCGGCGGGCAAGGTGCGGCTCGCGGGGCCATTCACGGATGGCAGCGGGAGCCTGATCGTGATCGACGTGGAGACGGAGGCGGCGGCGATCGAATTTTCGCAGCGCGATCCATACTTCACGGAGGGCGTGTTCGAGCGAGTCGAGGTGAAGCCGTTCCGGCAGGTGTTCCCGGAGTGA
- a CDS encoding dCMP deaminase family protein, giving the protein MSDSPIKPSAGAAPRPSWDQYFMTITREVAERSTCLRAKVGAVIVRDRSILATGYNGSPAGLPHCTEVGCLIYESRTPDGELEQNCYRTIHAEINAISQAARNGVAIRDADIYVTHTPCIHCLKVLINTGVRRVYYGREYKLHTVAELLKPSHIELVQVPELAAGANQ; this is encoded by the coding sequence TTGTCTGATTCCCCGATCAAACCATCCGCCGGCGCCGCGCCGCGGCCAAGCTGGGATCAGTACTTCATGACAATCACGCGCGAGGTCGCGGAGCGTTCGACCTGCCTGCGCGCGAAAGTCGGCGCCGTGATCGTGCGCGATCGAAGTATCCTCGCGACCGGCTACAACGGCTCGCCCGCCGGCCTGCCGCATTGCACCGAAGTGGGATGCCTGATTTACGAATCGCGCACGCCCGACGGCGAGCTCGAGCAGAACTGCTATCGCACCATCCACGCCGAGATAAACGCGATCTCGCAGGCCGCGCGCAACGGCGTCGCCATCCGCGACGCCGATATCTACGTCACGCACACGCCCTGTATCCATTGCCTGAAGGTGCTGATCAATACTGGCGTGCGGCGGGTCTATTATGGCCGCGAATACAAGCTGCACACCGTCGCAGAATTGTTGAAGCCATCGCACATCGAGCTGGTGCAGGTGCCGGAGCTGGCCGCAGGAGCAAATCAATGA